From one Candidatus Chlorobium masyuteum genomic stretch:
- a CDS encoding tetratricopeptide repeat protein: MNSYRLHVFRQGKHLKSVMLTGMFCAIAALSDVFSFGKLSRLCVSLLLFIGLTGNSVEAKTAAEVFAQVSACVVVIHNYDNSNKLQSLGSGIVISSGHVVTNYHVVEKAGRLTVLYQGKEYPAKTGYIDRFRDVCSLDVSGLEASKLSLGDTNQLKVGSIVYAIGAPQGLELTFSDGIISGLRDVDKGHYIQTTAPISLGSSGGGLFDEEGRLIGIPTYFFKQGQQLNFALPVEWITDLPNRHVVSSRVNAVDSDWLYQLNALEEKQDWGGMIVFCTKWTAQVPSSSDAWGYLGFAHLQKGDLTLAIDALQNAIRIRPDYAHYWADLGIAYGREGETVRKINAYRQAVRINNNFALGWINLGIAYVQSGDFDKAVDAYRQAVRINPDDASVWFNTGLVCRDAGQAAKAVDAFQHAVRITPENAQYWLKLGEAFGLADQRAKQIEAYNEALRVKPEYDDALVSLGIAYGIAGREAEEREAFLKALRINPDNNSALFNLGKDYLEHNNREEAREVYSRLKRLNPELAQLFFTDFNKLMFLKTAL, encoded by the coding sequence ATGAATTCGTACAGATTACATGTTTTCCGGCAAGGAAAGCATCTCAAGTCAGTCATGCTTACCGGCATGTTTTGTGCGATCGCCGCTCTTTCTGATGTTTTTTCATTCGGGAAGCTGTCCAGATTATGTGTTTCTCTCCTGCTTTTTATAGGCCTCACCGGAAACTCTGTCGAGGCCAAAACTGCTGCAGAGGTGTTTGCGCAAGTATCAGCGTGTGTTGTGGTAATTCACAACTATGATAACAGCAACAAATTGCAAAGCCTTGGCAGTGGTATTGTAATCTCTTCCGGTCATGTTGTTACCAATTATCATGTTGTTGAAAAAGCCGGTCGCCTGACGGTTCTCTATCAGGGAAAAGAGTACCCGGCAAAGACGGGTTACATTGATCGATTCAGGGATGTCTGTTCGCTTGATGTATCAGGTCTTGAAGCATCAAAACTCAGTCTGGGTGATACCAATCAGCTCAAGGTTGGCTCAATAGTCTATGCCATAGGCGCACCCCAGGGCTTGGAGCTGACTTTTTCTGACGGCATTATTTCCGGATTGCGCGATGTTGACAAGGGCCACTATATTCAGACTACTGCTCCGATATCACTTGGTTCCAGCGGGGGAGGCCTCTTTGATGAAGAGGGACGACTGATAGGTATTCCGACCTATTTTTTCAAGCAGGGTCAGCAGTTGAATTTCGCACTGCCGGTTGAGTGGATTACAGACCTGCCTAACCGTCATGTTGTTTCATCCCGGGTTAATGCAGTGGATTCCGACTGGCTCTATCAACTCAATGCGCTTGAAGAAAAGCAGGATTGGGGCGGAATGATTGTCTTCTGCACAAAGTGGACAGCGCAGGTACCCTCAAGCAGCGACGCATGGGGGTATTTGGGGTTTGCCCATCTCCAGAAAGGGGATTTGACCCTGGCTATAGATGCTCTGCAGAATGCGATAAGGATTCGTCCTGATTATGCGCACTACTGGGCTGATCTCGGGATTGCCTATGGGCGGGAAGGTGAGACCGTCAGGAAGATTAATGCCTATCGTCAGGCAGTACGAATAAACAACAACTTTGCTCTCGGCTGGATCAATCTTGGTATTGCCTATGTCCAGAGCGGGGATTTTGACAAGGCTGTCGATGCTTACCGGCAGGCGGTGCGTATTAACCCAGATGATGCATCTGTCTGGTTCAATACGGGGCTTGTCTGTCGTGATGCAGGTCAGGCAGCAAAGGCTGTTGATGCTTTTCAGCATGCTGTACGCATAACTCCTGAAAATGCGCAATACTGGCTGAAATTAGGCGAAGCCTTCGGACTTGCAGATCAACGGGCCAAACAGATTGAGGCATACAATGAGGCTTTGCGCGTTAAGCCGGAATATGATGATGCACTGGTCAGCCTTGGTATTGCCTATGGCATTGCAGGCAGAGAGGCTGAAGAGCGGGAGGCCTTTCTGAAAGCTCTGCGCATCAATCCGGACAACAACAGTGCGTTATTCAACCTCGGAAAGGATTACCTGGAGCACAACAACAGGGAAGAGGCCCGGGAGGTCTATTCCCGCCTCAAGCGCCTCAATCCCGAGCTTGCCCAACTGTTTTTTACTGACTTCAACAAGCTTATGTTTCTGAAAACAGCCCTGTAA
- a CDS encoding efflux RND transporter periplasmic adaptor subunit yields MKRSYIIAGLIVAAFAAWYLWQKGSTGENPASGFKPEVSVLTMKSEPVVLTKDLPGRTSAVRVAEIRPQVGGIITKRLFAEGSMVMQGQQLYQIDPAPYQALYNSARANLGKAEATVKSVQAKAARYGELVKIGGVSKQEYDDARAGLAQAKADVAIAKSDVSTAKINLDYTRVMSPISGRIGQSKVTEGALVNANQAEALAVVQQLDQIYVDVFQSSEELMLLRRQHQEMKGGVSGSLTAPVRLLVNGKPVGQPGTLKFSDVTINPSTGTVLLRVLFPNLDHELLPGMFVHARLEQWKDDQVILVSQKSVSRNVDGSVSVWVVGTDGTVNQRPIGVTEIIGDKWLVSNGLRAGEKVVYEGIMKIQPGMKVKTVEAVEPAVPAR; encoded by the coding sequence ATGAAAAGGTCATATATCATAGCCGGCTTGATCGTTGCCGCATTTGCCGCCTGGTACCTCTGGCAGAAAGGTTCGACCGGTGAGAACCCTGCATCCGGCTTTAAACCGGAGGTCAGTGTTCTCACCATGAAGAGCGAACCTGTGGTATTGACCAAAGACCTGCCGGGACGAACCTCGGCCGTGCGTGTGGCGGAGATACGCCCTCAGGTCGGCGGCATCATCACAAAGAGGCTCTTCGCGGAAGGCAGTATGGTCATGCAGGGACAGCAGCTCTATCAGATTGACCCCGCACCCTATCAGGCCCTCTATAACAGCGCCCGGGCCAACCTCGGCAAAGCCGAGGCAACCGTGAAGTCGGTCCAGGCGAAGGCTGCCCGTTATGGTGAGCTGGTGAAAATCGGCGGGGTGAGTAAACAGGAGTATGATGATGCAAGGGCAGGTCTTGCCCAGGCCAAAGCCGATGTGGCTATTGCAAAGTCTGACGTTTCGACAGCAAAAATCAATCTTGACTATACCAGGGTCATGTCACCGATTTCCGGACGCATCGGGCAATCGAAGGTGACGGAAGGAGCGCTGGTCAATGCCAATCAGGCTGAGGCTTTGGCTGTTGTACAGCAGCTTGACCAGATCTATGTAGACGTTTTCCAGTCCAGTGAAGAGCTGATGCTGCTGCGCAGGCAGCATCAGGAGATGAAGGGCGGGGTATCGGGTAGTTTAACTGCTCCCGTCCGCCTTCTGGTTAACGGAAAACCTGTTGGCCAGCCCGGTACGCTGAAATTTTCGGATGTTACGATCAATCCGAGCACCGGAACGGTTCTATTGCGGGTGCTGTTTCCCAATCTTGACCACGAGCTTCTCCCTGGCATGTTTGTCCATGCCCGTCTGGAGCAATGGAAAGATGATCAGGTTATTCTTGTATCACAGAAATCGGTGAGCCGGAATGTTGACGGTTCGGTTTCGGTCTGGGTCGTCGGAACAGACGGCACGGTGAATCAGCGTCCGATCGGCGTAACGGAAATCATCGGCGACAAGTGGCTTGTCAGCAACGGGCTCAGGGCTGGCGAGAAGGTGGTTTATGAAGGTATCATGAAAATTCAGCCGGGTATGAAGGTCAAGACAGTAGAGGCTGTCGAGCCGGCAGTTCCTGCCAGATAA
- a CDS encoding efflux transporter outer membrane subunit: MTNKLLLPVCLAATTLTACSLAPRYDRPMAPVAAQWSTSSGSGSVPAVEAGGEAHVADIGWRSMFKSPKLLSLIEGALANNRDLRIATLKIEAARSTYRIQRSDLFPSVDATGSATRQQLSGSSSGSGHSETVSAYTSGIGFTAYELDLFGRVRSLGSRAMNQYLATEEGRKAAQTSLIAEVANAYLTYLADTELLLLTENTLRTQQDSFDLIKRSFDLGAKSRLEVSQAATLVETSRTNCAIYKRQVEQDKNALTLLVGKEIDSELLKPESLSSVQLMEMLPAGIPSTVLLERPDVRQAEYLLKAENANIGAARGAFFPIISLTGSAGFASNSLSDLFVTGSSGVWSFSPQVILPIFQGERLFSNLKLAKTNRDIAVAQYEKTIQIAFREVADALAANATNNEQLHAQQALVRASEEAFTIMKARYSQGIDSYFALLDTQRSFYAAEQNEILVRQQSLSGRIALYKALGGGWK, from the coding sequence ATGACCAATAAGCTGCTGCTCCCTGTTTGCCTTGCAGCCACAACGCTGACGGCCTGTTCACTGGCTCCTCGTTATGACCGCCCCATGGCGCCTGTAGCCGCGCAATGGTCGACCTCTTCGGGGAGCGGGTCTGTGCCTGCCGTGGAAGCAGGAGGAGAAGCGCATGTTGCTGATATCGGATGGCGGAGCATGTTCAAATCACCAAAGCTTTTGAGTCTTATTGAAGGAGCCCTTGCAAATAACCGCGATCTCCGGATAGCGACGCTCAAAATCGAGGCTGCCCGCAGTACCTATCGCATACAACGATCAGATCTTTTCCCTTCGGTTGACGCGACGGGTAGTGCTACTCGACAACAGTTATCGGGAAGTTCCAGTGGTTCCGGACACTCGGAAACAGTCTCTGCATATACTTCCGGTATCGGTTTCACGGCATATGAACTGGATCTGTTCGGGCGCGTCCGAAGCCTCGGTAGCCGCGCCATGAACCAGTACCTTGCGACGGAGGAAGGACGTAAGGCTGCCCAAACGAGCCTGATCGCGGAGGTGGCAAATGCTTATCTCACCTATCTTGCTGATACAGAGCTGCTGCTGCTGACTGAAAACACGCTCAGGACCCAGCAGGACTCCTTTGACCTTATCAAACGAAGTTTCGATTTGGGTGCGAAGTCCCGGCTGGAGGTGTCACAGGCTGCCACTCTGGTTGAAACATCCCGAACCAACTGCGCCATATATAAACGTCAGGTTGAGCAGGACAAGAATGCCCTTACTCTTTTGGTTGGAAAGGAGATCGATTCCGAACTGCTCAAGCCCGAAAGCCTCAGCTCTGTTCAGTTGATGGAAATGCTTCCTGCGGGAATTCCGTCCACAGTTCTGCTGGAGCGTCCGGATGTCCGTCAGGCGGAATATCTTCTCAAGGCTGAAAACGCCAATATCGGGGCAGCACGCGGAGCTTTCTTCCCGATCATCAGCCTTACCGGTTCCGCAGGTTTTGCCAGTAACAGCCTTTCCGATCTCTTTGTTACCGGATCGAGCGGAGTCTGGAGCTTCAGCCCGCAGGTGATTTTGCCGATTTTCCAGGGAGAGCGTCTTTTCTCCAACCTCAAACTGGCAAAAACCAACCGGGATATTGCCGTTGCCCAATACGAGAAAACCATTCAGATCGCCTTCAGGGAAGTAGCGGATGCTTTGGCGGCCAATGCAACCAACAACGAACAGTTGCACGCGCAGCAGGCTCTTGTCAGAGCCAGTGAAGAGGCCTTTACCATCATGAAGGCCCGTTACTCCCAGGGTATCGACAGTTACTTTGCCCTGCTTGATACCCAGCGATCGTTCTATGCGGCAGAGCAAAACGAGATTCTGGTTCGCCAGCAGAGTCTCTCCGGCCGGATTGCCCTGTACAAGGCATTGGGAGGCGGATGGAAATAG
- a CDS encoding efflux RND transporter permease subunit, translating to MSGFFIERPVFAWVISICIMLAGFIAIQTLPVEQYPRIAAPTINISASYPGASAKAVENSVTQVIEQALTGLDHLRYFSAGSDSNGNVSITLTFEPEVDPDIAQVQVQNKLQSVMSNLPQQVQQQGINVTKGDTGFLMVVGVYSDDGRVDEFTMNDFLNSKILDPLSRVPGVGNIQVFGQPYSMRIWLEPYKLTSYNLTIAEVKAAISAQNADVSAGQLGGTPSVPGQQLNATITVQSRLKSVEDFEKIMLKVNTDGSQVRLRDVARIELGVQNYDMTSRFNGKPAGGMAITLATGANALKTAGLVKTRMEELKRLLPPGVKIVYPFDTTPFVKTSIEGVVHTLFEAIILVFLVMYLFLQNFRATLVPTIAVPVVLLGTFGVMSAFGFTINTLTMFAMVLAIGLLVDDAIVVVENVERIMEEEQLSPLEATRKSMQQISSALIGIALVLSAVFVPMAFFKGSTGTIYRQFSITIVSAMLLSVLVALILTPALCASLLKPLKKDEHHYGSGILGRFFAWFNGLFNSNRERYISGARFMTGNVKRSVMAFMLIVMLLGVVFMRIPTSFLPEEDQGFMFVQLSTPSGATKERTLQSVKVMENYLLNKEKDVVESVFSVTGFSFAGQGQNSAMGFVQLKDWSERKNKEQAVASIAGRTMAALSSVKDAMIFAFYPPAVMELGNASGFDFQLLDRNGKGHEALINARNQLLGMAAKNPALSGVRPNGLEDVPQYRIDIDHEKASAFGISIADINSTLQTAWGSSYVNDFIHEGRIKRVFMQGDAPFRMNPADVNIWHVRNTNGDMVPFSAFATGSWSFGSPKLERFNGISSVNIQGASAPGVSSGDAMAELTQMALKLPEGFGIEWTGLSYEERAAGSQTLLLYTFSLLFVFLCLAALYESWTVPLAVMMVVPLGVLGTVLATSLAGLSNDVYFKVGLLTTVGLTAKNAILIVEFAKSLNEKGMNLKDAALAAARQRLRPIVMTSMAFILGVTPLAFSSGAGSASQHAIGIGVIGGMLSGTVLAIFFVPLFYILVQSRFARKSAGEPDVNQKDMGSNHDQ from the coding sequence ATGTCCGGATTTTTCATTGAACGACCAGTGTTTGCGTGGGTTATCTCCATCTGCATCATGCTGGCAGGGTTCATTGCCATACAGACCCTTCCTGTTGAACAGTATCCCCGTATCGCAGCGCCTACCATCAACATTAGCGCCTCCTATCCGGGAGCTTCTGCCAAAGCGGTCGAAAACAGCGTGACGCAGGTTATTGAGCAGGCGCTGACCGGCCTCGACCACCTCCGTTATTTCAGCGCAGGCAGCGACTCCAACGGTAATGTCTCCATTACCTTGACCTTCGAGCCTGAAGTCGACCCCGATATTGCCCAGGTTCAGGTACAGAACAAGTTGCAATCCGTCATGTCGAACCTGCCGCAACAGGTCCAGCAACAGGGGATCAATGTTACCAAGGGGGACACCGGCTTCCTGATGGTTGTCGGCGTCTACTCGGATGATGGTCGCGTTGATGAATTCACCATGAACGATTTTCTCAACTCCAAAATACTCGATCCGCTGAGCCGCGTTCCCGGCGTAGGAAACATCCAGGTGTTTGGTCAACCATACTCCATGCGCATCTGGCTTGAGCCCTACAAACTGACCAGTTACAATCTTACGATCGCCGAGGTTAAGGCGGCAATAAGCGCCCAGAACGCTGACGTTTCTGCCGGTCAGCTGGGAGGAACGCCTTCGGTTCCCGGCCAACAGCTGAACGCAACGATTACCGTCCAGTCCCGCCTGAAAAGCGTTGAGGATTTCGAGAAAATCATGCTCAAGGTCAATACTGATGGCTCCCAGGTTCGCCTCCGCGATGTCGCCCGCATCGAGCTGGGGGTGCAAAACTATGACATGACTTCACGATTCAACGGAAAACCCGCAGGCGGTATGGCCATCACGCTGGCGACCGGTGCCAATGCCCTGAAAACGGCCGGCCTGGTTAAAACGAGGATGGAAGAGCTCAAGCGATTGCTGCCGCCGGGCGTTAAAATCGTTTATCCGTTCGATACGACGCCCTTTGTCAAAACCTCGATCGAAGGAGTTGTTCATACCCTGTTCGAAGCCATTATTCTTGTATTTCTTGTGATGTACCTGTTTCTGCAGAACTTCCGGGCAACTCTGGTTCCGACAATTGCCGTACCTGTCGTACTTTTGGGGACTTTTGGAGTCATGTCGGCCTTCGGGTTCACCATAAACACCCTCACCATGTTCGCCATGGTGCTTGCTATCGGATTGCTGGTTGATGATGCCATTGTCGTAGTAGAAAACGTCGAGCGTATTATGGAAGAGGAGCAACTCTCACCTCTGGAGGCCACCAGAAAATCGATGCAGCAGATCTCCAGTGCACTGATCGGAATAGCCCTTGTGCTTTCGGCAGTATTTGTGCCGATGGCTTTTTTTAAAGGCTCAACCGGGACGATTTACCGCCAGTTTTCGATCACCATCGTTTCGGCCATGCTTCTTTCGGTTCTGGTTGCCCTGATTCTGACTCCGGCTCTTTGTGCCAGCCTCCTCAAGCCGCTGAAAAAGGACGAGCATCATTACGGCAGTGGTATCCTGGGACGTTTTTTTGCATGGTTTAACGGCTTGTTCAACAGCAACCGCGAACGCTATATCAGCGGAGCGAGGTTCATGACCGGCAATGTCAAACGCTCTGTGATGGCATTCATGCTGATTGTGATGCTGCTGGGCGTTGTTTTCATGCGTATTCCGACCTCGTTTTTGCCCGAAGAAGACCAGGGGTTCATGTTCGTTCAGCTATCCACGCCATCCGGAGCGACGAAGGAACGGACACTCCAAAGTGTGAAAGTCATGGAAAATTACCTGCTCAACAAGGAAAAAGATGTCGTTGAAAGCGTTTTCAGCGTGACAGGCTTCAGCTTTGCTGGTCAGGGACAAAACTCGGCCATGGGCTTCGTACAATTGAAAGATTGGAGTGAGCGCAAAAATAAGGAGCAAGCTGTCGCCTCAATAGCAGGACGCACCATGGCGGCCCTTTCAAGTGTCAAGGATGCCATGATCTTTGCCTTTTATCCTCCCGCTGTCATGGAGCTTGGCAATGCTTCCGGTTTTGATTTCCAGCTTCTTGACCGCAATGGCAAAGGCCATGAAGCGCTGATCAATGCCCGTAATCAGTTACTGGGCATGGCTGCAAAAAATCCCGCACTGAGCGGCGTGCGACCTAACGGACTTGAAGATGTACCTCAATACAGGATTGATATCGACCACGAAAAGGCCAGCGCCTTTGGCATCTCAATTGCCGATATCAATTCTACGCTGCAAACCGCATGGGGATCTTCCTATGTCAATGATTTTATTCATGAGGGCCGCATCAAAAGAGTGTTCATGCAGGGCGACGCCCCTTTTCGCATGAACCCTGCAGATGTCAACATCTGGCATGTCAGGAACACCAATGGCGATATGGTTCCCTTTTCGGCATTTGCCACTGGCAGCTGGAGCTTCGGTTCGCCCAAGCTGGAGCGTTTCAATGGCATATCGTCGGTAAATATCCAGGGAGCCTCAGCTCCCGGTGTGAGTTCAGGTGATGCCATGGCTGAATTGACGCAAATGGCATTAAAGCTTCCTGAAGGCTTTGGTATCGAATGGACAGGTCTTTCCTATGAAGAGCGGGCAGCCGGCAGCCAGACCCTGCTGCTCTATACTTTCTCACTGCTCTTTGTTTTTCTCTGTCTTGCAGCTCTTTATGAAAGCTGGACCGTGCCGCTGGCCGTCATGATGGTGGTTCCGCTTGGTGTTCTGGGAACAGTTCTTGCAACCTCCCTGGCAGGTCTTTCCAATGATGTCTACTTTAAAGTTGGCCTGCTGACTACGGTAGGGCTTACAGCTAAAAATGCCATCCTCATCGTGGAGTTCGCCAAATCTCTCAATGAAAAAGGGATGAACCTGAAGGATGCAGCCCTTGCCGCTGCCAGACAACGTTTGCGCCCGATTGTCATGACCTCCATGGCCTTTATTCTCGGTGTAACCCCTCTGGCATTCTCCTCCGGAGCAGGCTCGGCAAGTCAGCATGCCATCGGCATCGGGGTCATCGGAGGGATGCTTTCGGGAACGGTGCTGGCAATCTTCTTCGTGCCGCTTTTTTACATCCTCGTGCAATCCCGTTTTGCCCGGAAGTCTGCCGGCGAACCGGACGTAAACCAAAAAGATATGGGATCAAACCATGACCAATAA
- a CDS encoding tetratricopeptide repeat protein yields MNAHLKPYFYCAGFRETGTASDHPHLINHLKQLSCLWLFASLFIVFTTLPTEAKSAAEVFADVSGSVVVIHNYDKNEKLQNIGSGVMLASGKVATNYHVIEQTGKITVIYKGREYPATPLYFDRFRDVCSLNVPGLPESRITIGSTHELKTGDKVYALGAPQGIELTFSDGIISGLRQVDKGFYIQTTAPISAGSSGGGLFDENGRLIGLPTYFFKQGQQLNFALPVEWILDLPNRVAVQDTILSADLGNVYQVNALEERQDWGGMISFCQNWIKQKPESGEACGYLGFAYLQRGDLSLSIDSYNNAIRLRPDYAQYWVDLGAAYGREGQKQKKIEAYRQAVSLNTDYAVGWLNLAMAYVQNGEVERAIDAYEQAVRITPHDASSWYHLGLVLSDGGQFDKAVKAYQQAVRITPGHALYFLSLARAYGYAAQPSESYEAYKSALRINPDYSDAWVFLGVAYDKDHRIAEALNAYLQALRINPDHNTALFNLGRFYLETGSVEKGMAVYVRLKQLNPEMAQLFFNTFNKLMFSKNAL; encoded by the coding sequence ATGAATGCGCACTTAAAACCATATTTTTATTGCGCAGGTTTTCGGGAAACCGGAACTGCTTCTGATCACCCTCACTTGATAAACCACCTGAAACAGCTCAGCTGTCTCTGGCTTTTTGCATCGCTTTTCATCGTTTTTACAACGCTCCCGACAGAGGCAAAAAGCGCAGCCGAGGTGTTTGCGGATGTTTCAGGCAGTGTTGTGGTGATTCACAACTACGATAAAAATGAGAAGCTGCAAAACATAGGTAGCGGTGTCATGCTCGCTTCCGGTAAAGTAGCTACCAACTATCATGTTATCGAGCAGACGGGAAAAATTACGGTTATCTACAAGGGGAGGGAGTATCCTGCCACACCTCTTTATTTCGACCGATTCAGGGATGTCTGTTCACTGAATGTTCCAGGTTTGCCGGAATCAAGAATCACTATTGGCAGTACGCATGAGCTGAAGACAGGTGACAAGGTCTATGCTCTTGGAGCACCGCAGGGGATAGAACTGACATTCTCTGACGGCATTATTTCAGGCTTGAGGCAGGTGGATAAAGGATTCTATATCCAGACCACAGCGCCGATATCAGCAGGCTCAAGCGGGGGGGGGCTGTTTGATGAAAACGGTCGGTTGATAGGCCTGCCAACCTATTTCTTCAAACAGGGTCAGCAGTTGAATTTTGCACTTCCGGTCGAATGGATACTTGACTTGCCGAACCGGGTGGCAGTGCAGGACACTATTTTATCTGCCGATCTTGGCAATGTGTATCAAGTCAATGCTCTGGAGGAGCGACAGGATTGGGGGGGAATGATCTCATTTTGCCAGAACTGGATAAAACAGAAACCGGAGAGTGGTGAAGCCTGTGGATATTTAGGATTTGCCTACCTGCAGAGAGGGGATCTGTCGCTCTCTATTGATTCGTATAACAATGCGATCCGGCTACGTCCGGATTATGCACAATATTGGGTTGATCTCGGGGCGGCTTACGGCCGGGAGGGGCAGAAGCAGAAAAAGATTGAAGCTTACCGTCAGGCAGTCAGCCTCAATACTGATTATGCCGTCGGATGGCTCAATCTTGCCATGGCCTATGTCCAGAATGGGGAGGTTGAACGTGCCATTGATGCTTACGAGCAAGCTGTACGCATTACTCCACATGACGCTTCGTCCTGGTATCACTTAGGGCTTGTCTTGAGTGACGGGGGGCAGTTCGACAAAGCGGTCAAGGCTTACCAGCAGGCTGTACGCATAACTCCGGGACATGCCCTCTATTTTCTGAGTTTAGCCAGAGCTTATGGTTATGCTGCTCAGCCGTCCGAATCGTACGAAGCCTACAAGTCGGCCCTGCGTATCAACCCGGATTATAGTGATGCATGGGTTTTTCTTGGTGTTGCCTATGACAAGGATCACCGAATAGCGGAGGCATTGAATGCCTATTTGCAGGCGTTGCGCATCAATCCGGACCACAATACGGCTCTCTTTAATCTGGGCAGATTCTATCTGGAAACCGGCAGTGTAGAGAAAGGAATGGCGGTTTATGTCCGTTTAAAGCAGCTTAATCCGGAGATGGCGCAGCTGTTTTTTAATACCTTCAACAAGCTCATGTTTTCAAAAAATGCGTTATAG
- a CDS encoding TetR/AcrR family transcriptional regulator: MARTKRVATHDILDAIERVVVKLGVSRLSIDAVAREAGISKSRVVYDYKSKTALLEALLDRQFQRDRERIEKLVRECAETPHPELFARIRLAEQAPDDIERAVAMAVSSSMSSEVALREKMREWTIHDLKAMTAGEKPEAARIVYFALIGFNCHEWFGLVNWSSAERFSFLEGIRAMYASHPESQTPTKHNSHKGIAPS; encoded by the coding sequence ATGGCCAGAACAAAGAGAGTCGCCACGCACGATATTTTGGATGCCATTGAGCGAGTTGTCGTCAAACTCGGGGTATCGCGATTGTCTATTGACGCAGTTGCCAGGGAGGCGGGAATAAGCAAATCCCGGGTTGTGTATGACTACAAATCCAAGACAGCCCTCCTTGAGGCCCTGCTTGATCGCCAGTTTCAACGCGATAGAGAGCGTATTGAAAAGCTTGTCAGGGAATGTGCCGAAACGCCCCATCCTGAGCTGTTCGCACGTATCAGGCTTGCGGAGCAAGCTCCGGATGACATTGAACGGGCTGTTGCAATGGCGGTATCCTCCTCAATGTCAAGTGAAGTCGCTCTGCGGGAGAAGATGCGGGAGTGGACCATTCATGATCTGAAAGCCATGACCGCCGGAGAGAAGCCCGAAGCCGCCCGCATAGTCTATTTCGCCCTTATCGGATTCAATTGCCATGAATGGTTCGGTCTGGTCAACTGGAGCAGCGCGGAGCGTTTTTCGTTCCTGGAGGGTATCCGGGCGATGTATGCAAGTCATCCAGAGAGTCAAACTCCAACAAAACACAATTCACATAAAGGAATAGCTCCATCATGA
- a CDS encoding aliphatic sulfonate ABC transporter substrate-binding protein encodes MRKLLVRLVALFITLSMSTVLSSFSTADPLPRELKVDYANFNAISLVLKKFGWLEKEFQRDNLPVRWVFSEGSNQGLENLATGGVDIASTSAVASVLGKAKGRPIKAVYIFSHLEWAAFLVTQDSSVKTLLDLKGKKIAVTPGTDSYLFFLRALHDARIRQSEVMMAPKPPQEGLEALQKKSVAAWVGSNYYCSKSQLESGSREIYTKSELLGSGYLTVTESFAAKYPDVVARVIKVYDSARKWSIRHPDDLVTIYADAGNVSLPVAKLIVSRIDFSRAIPDTQDIRNLKQTVPVLIAENLLKKSAKLGSLVEELIDNSYAASLINKPLLN; translated from the coding sequence ATGCGTAAACTTCTTGTCAGGCTGGTTGCACTCTTCATCACACTGTCGATGTCGACGGTGTTGTCATCTTTTTCGACGGCTGACCCTCTGCCTCGGGAGTTAAAGGTTGATTACGCTAATTTTAACGCAATCTCTCTGGTGTTGAAAAAATTCGGATGGCTGGAGAAGGAGTTTCAGCGTGACAATCTGCCGGTACGCTGGGTCTTCAGCGAAGGAAGCAATCAGGGTCTGGAGAATCTGGCAACCGGAGGAGTAGATATAGCATCCACTTCAGCGGTAGCCTCGGTGCTCGGCAAGGCAAAGGGAAGGCCGATCAAGGCGGTATATATCTTTTCGCATCTGGAGTGGGCAGCGTTTCTCGTCACTCAAGACTCTTCCGTCAAGACTTTGCTGGATTTAAAGGGTAAAAAAATAGCGGTTACTCCGGGTACCGACTCCTATCTGTTTTTTTTGCGGGCATTGCATGATGCTCGCATACGTCAAAGCGAGGTGATGATGGCGCCCAAACCGCCACAGGAGGGGCTTGAGGCGCTTCAGAAGAAGAGCGTAGCTGCGTGGGTTGGTTCTAATTATTATTGTTCCAAAAGCCAGCTGGAAAGCGGTTCACGGGAGATCTATACAAAAAGCGAACTGCTTGGTTCCGGTTATCTGACGGTTACCGAGTCATTTGCAGCCAAATATCCCGATGTTGTTGCCCGGGTCATCAAGGTCTATGACAGTGCGCGCAAGTGGTCAATTCGCCACCCGGATGACCTGGTGACTATTTATGCTGATGCAGGGAACGTGTCGTTACCTGTGGCCAAACTGATTGTGAGCCGTATTGACTTCTCCCGGGCTATTCCGGATACACAGGACATCCGGAATTTGAAGCAGACAGTCCCGGTTCTCATTGCAGAAAATCTGCTCAAAAAGAGTGCAAAGTTGGGCTCTCTGGTTGAAGAGCTGATTGATAACAGTTATGCGGCATCACTGATTAACAAGCCCCTTCTGAATTGA